One Syntrophus gentianae DNA window includes the following coding sequences:
- a CDS encoding phosphomannomutase/phosphoglucomutase encodes MNPEIFREYDLRGIVDKDLDVDLVYRLGQAIGTFAISRGAATLTTGRDCRLSSKSYQQALGEGLLDTGIDVVDIGLCATPMLYFSIRQFMTDGGIMVTGSHNPPEFNGFKICIGQDTIHGEEIQFLRRIMEAENFKKGNGRFQERSVAEDYSNLLCSAFTLRPGLNVVLDGGNGVGGYFAAPILKQLGCQVEELYCEPDGCFPNHFPDPTLPENLTTLMSHVKLRKADVGLAYDGDADRLGVVADSGRILWGDELLLLFARPILEKNPGAAIIGEVKCSQKLYDDIAGRGGKAIMWKAGHSLIKSKMKEEKALLAGEMSGHLFFADRYFGFDDAIYASLRLLEILSEKGQSVSDLIADIPETFTTPEIRIECPDSVKFRVVEAIRDHFRALGPIIDIDGVRIPFSDGWGLVRCSNTQPVLVLRFEAMTEPRLGLIRSTIEEVVYNKLHSLR; translated from the coding sequence ATGAATCCTGAAATATTTCGTGAATACGATCTTCGTGGCATCGTTGACAAGGACCTGGATGTCGATCTCGTCTATCGCCTGGGTCAGGCGATCGGCACTTTCGCAATTTCCCGCGGCGCTGCCACGCTCACGACGGGAAGGGACTGCCGGCTCAGTTCCAAAAGTTATCAGCAGGCTCTTGGGGAAGGTCTCCTCGATACGGGGATTGACGTTGTCGATATCGGCCTTTGCGCGACCCCCATGCTTTACTTTTCCATCCGCCAATTTATGACGGACGGCGGGATCATGGTCACGGGAAGCCACAATCCCCCTGAATTCAACGGATTTAAAATATGCATCGGTCAGGATACGATCCATGGGGAAGAAATTCAGTTCTTAAGAAGGATAATGGAAGCCGAAAATTTCAAAAAAGGCAACGGTCGTTTTCAAGAGCGATCCGTAGCGGAGGACTACAGCAATTTGCTCTGCAGCGCCTTTACACTGAGACCGGGCTTGAATGTCGTCCTCGACGGCGGCAACGGCGTCGGGGGATATTTTGCGGCCCCGATATTAAAACAGTTGGGCTGCCAGGTAGAGGAACTCTATTGTGAACCCGATGGATGCTTTCCCAACCATTTTCCCGATCCGACTCTTCCTGAAAATTTGACAACCCTGATGTCGCACGTCAAATTGCGGAAGGCTGATGTCGGCCTGGCCTATGACGGTGATGCAGATCGTCTTGGCGTCGTCGCCGATTCGGGGAGAATCCTTTGGGGTGACGAACTCCTGCTTCTTTTTGCCCGTCCCATTCTTGAAAAGAATCCCGGAGCGGCCATCATCGGCGAAGTGAAATGTTCACAGAAACTCTATGACGATATAGCGGGCCGCGGCGGGAAAGCGATTATGTGGAAAGCCGGCCATTCCCTGATCAAGAGCAAAATGAAAGAAGAAAAGGCGCTCCTGGCGGGAGAAATGAGCGGTCATCTTTTTTTTGCGGACCGTTATTTCGGTTTCGATGATGCGATCTACGCCTCCCTGCGACTTCTCGAAATTCTTTCCGAAAAAGGGCAATCCGTCAGCGACCTTATCGCGGACATCCCGGAAACCTTTACGACACCGGAAATTCGGATTGAATGTCCGGATTCTGTGAAGTTTCGCGTTGTGGAGGCAATACGGGATCATTTTCGGGCCCTTGGTCCCATCATTGATATCGACGGAGTCCGTATCCCCTTCAGCGACGGTTGGGGATTGGTCCGGTGCTCCAACACCCAACCTGTCCTCGTTCTTCGTTTTGAGGCCATGACAGAACCGCGATTGGGCCTCATCCGTTCCACCATCGAAGAAGTTGTGTACAATAAACTGCATTCCCTACGATAA